A genomic window from Pseudonocardia broussonetiae includes:
- a CDS encoding patatin-like phospholipase family protein: MLPLPGDDEVLRALVHRRDSGRRDDGHRIALVVSGGGMRGAYAGGMAHALDDAGLGHCFDVVYGSSAGAYIGGALLLGDGRGAAHIFFEDMACRAFVDPRRLGTRRPVVSLDHLLDHILTIAKPMSWEDLRDSPVPLRVIATAADDLTPHVLEPATVEEWRLALRATAAIPVLAGPAVALHGRRWIDGSVAEPLPVLRALRDGSTHVLALLNRTLPELRAGDPGAGPARWARALDRFAPGLGAMTQESVRHGPALAVLDDAGHPSRSGVHLRAVLPLSDVGVHGLTIDRRRVELATRIGYASLEAAVESVAAA, encoded by the coding sequence GTGCTCCCCCTCCCCGGCGACGACGAGGTGCTCCGCGCGCTCGTCCACCGCCGCGACTCCGGCCGGCGCGACGACGGCCACCGCATCGCGCTCGTCGTCAGCGGCGGGGGGATGCGCGGCGCCTACGCGGGCGGGATGGCGCACGCCCTCGACGACGCCGGGCTCGGCCACTGCTTCGACGTCGTCTACGGCAGCTCGGCGGGCGCCTACATCGGCGGCGCGCTGCTGCTCGGCGACGGCCGCGGCGCCGCGCACATCTTCTTCGAGGACATGGCGTGCCGGGCGTTCGTCGACCCGCGCCGGCTGGGCACCCGCCGCCCGGTGGTGTCGCTGGACCACCTGCTCGACCACATCCTCACCATCGCCAAGCCGATGTCCTGGGAGGACCTGCGCGACTCCCCCGTGCCGCTGCGGGTCATCGCCACCGCGGCCGACGACCTGACCCCGCACGTCCTGGAGCCCGCCACCGTCGAGGAGTGGCGCCTCGCCCTGCGCGCCACCGCGGCCATCCCGGTGCTGGCCGGGCCCGCCGTCGCGCTGCACGGGCGCCGCTGGATCGACGGGTCGGTGGCGGAGCCGCTGCCCGTGCTCCGGGCCCTGCGCGACGGCTCCACGCACGTCCTCGCCCTGCTCAACCGCACCCTGCCCGAGCTCCGGGCGGGCGACCCGGGCGCCGGGCCGGCGCGCTGGGCCCGCGCGCTCGACCGGTTCGCCCCCGGGCTCGGCGCGATGACCCAGGAGAGCGTGCGGCACGGGCCCGCGCTGGCCGTGCTCGACGACGCCGGGCACCCGTCCCGCAGCGGCGTGCACCTGCGCGCGGTGCTGCCGCTGAGCGACGTCGGCGTCCACGGCCTCACGATCGACCGCCGGCGCGTCGAGCTCGCCACCCGCATCGGGTACGCGTCGCTGGAGGCGGCGGTGGAGAGCGTGGCGGCGGCGTGA
- a CDS encoding putative protein N(5)-glutamine methyltransferase — MTDALVDRLRAAGCVFAEDEARLLRGAAATPAGLDALVARRVAGEPLEYVVGYAEFCGLRIAVGPGVFVPRVRTEFLAERAVALSGPGAVVVDLCCGTGAVAAAVLAAVPNAEVHAADVDPAAVALARRNLPGGHVHVGDLDAPLPARLHGRVDVLVANAPYVPTREIDLMPAEARLFEARAALDGGPDGTGVQQRVAAAAPRWLAPGGHLLIETSTRQAPLTRAAVERHGMAARVVVDGEREATVVVGSTPEHRG; from the coding sequence GTGACCGACGCCCTGGTGGACCGGCTGCGGGCGGCGGGGTGCGTGTTCGCCGAGGACGAGGCGCGGCTGCTGCGGGGCGCGGCCGCCACCCCGGCCGGGCTCGACGCACTGGTCGCGCGCCGCGTGGCGGGCGAGCCGCTGGAGTACGTCGTCGGGTACGCGGAGTTCTGCGGGCTGCGGATCGCCGTCGGGCCCGGGGTGTTCGTGCCACGGGTGCGCACGGAGTTCCTGGCCGAGCGGGCCGTCGCGCTGAGCGGCCCGGGCGCGGTGGTCGTCGACCTCTGCTGCGGCACCGGCGCCGTCGCCGCGGCCGTGCTCGCGGCCGTGCCGAACGCCGAGGTGCACGCCGCCGACGTCGACCCGGCCGCCGTCGCGCTGGCCCGGCGCAACCTCCCCGGCGGGCACGTCCACGTGGGCGACCTCGACGCCCCGCTGCCCGCCCGGCTGCACGGGCGCGTCGACGTCCTCGTCGCCAACGCCCCCTACGTGCCGACCCGCGAGATCGACCTCATGCCGGCCGAGGCGCGCCTGTTCGAGGCGCGGGCGGCGCTCGACGGCGGGCCGGACGGCACCGGCGTCCAGCAGCGGGTGGCCGCCGCGGCCCCGCGCTGGCTCGCCCCCGGCGGGCACCTGCTGATCGAGACGAGCACGCGCCAGGCCCCGCTCACCCGGGCGGCGGTGGAGCGCCACGGGATGGCCGCGCGGGTCGTCGTCGACGGGGAGCGGGAGGCGACGGTGGTGGTCGGGAGCACGCCGGAGCACCGGGGATGA
- a CDS encoding nuclear transport factor 2 family protein translates to MTHSRNKDTVERYLEGFRRMDHAQILGCLTDDIRWTVYGAFHLQGKEAYDAAIDGDGFTGKPDLRVVRMVEEGDTVMAELTGNVGRDDGSVQEMSMAEVFVMRDGLICERRAWVVVLAENDFR, encoded by the coding sequence ATGACGCACAGCCGCAACAAGGACACCGTCGAGCGCTACCTCGAGGGGTTCCGCCGCATGGACCACGCGCAGATCCTCGGCTGCCTCACCGACGACATCCGCTGGACCGTGTACGGCGCCTTCCACCTGCAGGGCAAGGAGGCCTACGACGCCGCGATCGACGGCGACGGGTTCACCGGGAAGCCGGACCTGCGGGTCGTCCGGATGGTGGAGGAGGGCGACACGGTGATGGCCGAGCTGACCGGCAACGTCGGGCGCGACGACGGGTCGGTGCAGGAGATGTCGATGGCCGAGGTCTTCGTGATGCGCGACGGGCTGATCTGCGAGCGCCGGGCGTGGGTGGTCGTGCTGGCGGAGAACGACTTCCGCTGA
- a CDS encoding FAD-binding oxidoreductase translates to MEQRTRSWWGWGWTGEAMADEACSALAAGLPGCATDPVPVPEVPELRAPRAAPPAALAGLCTAEPAVRAGHTYGKAFRDVVRALDGDLSGAPDVVVLPRTEDDVAAVLDWAGDAGVAVVPYGGGSSVVGGTEYRGEGPWVSLDLTRLDRVLEVDATSRAARVQGGTLGPGLEDQLRPHGLTLRHFPQSFEFSTVGGWLATRSGGHYAMGPTHVDDVVESLRVVTPVGVSESWRLPASGAGPSPDRLFLGSEGALGVITEAWLRVQRRPEHRASAAVRFVRFPDALAAVREIAQSGVTLANCRLLDHGEAHFSGAASGGHAVLVLGAESAHGPVDVAGPLEIALAHGGVAEECTDGRDGAVASWRSAFLRMPYLRDGLARCGAIVETFETACTWDTADVLVEAVRTEVGAAAREVCGVDGIVNCRLTHLYPDGPAPYFTVLAGGRPGMQLGAWDEIRAAATEVLGRHRATITHHHAVGRDHRPGYDRQRPDLFAASLRAVKAVLDPRGVLNPGVLV, encoded by the coding sequence ATGGAGCAGCGGACGCGGTCGTGGTGGGGATGGGGCTGGACCGGCGAGGCCATGGCCGACGAGGCGTGCTCGGCGCTGGCGGCCGGGTTGCCGGGGTGCGCGACGGACCCGGTGCCGGTCCCGGAGGTGCCCGAGCTGCGCGCGCCGCGGGCCGCCCCGCCCGCCGCGCTCGCCGGTCTGTGCACCGCGGAGCCCGCCGTCCGGGCCGGGCACACCTACGGCAAGGCCTTCCGCGACGTCGTCCGCGCCCTGGACGGCGACCTGTCCGGCGCCCCCGACGTCGTGGTGCTCCCGCGGACCGAGGACGACGTCGCCGCGGTGCTGGACTGGGCCGGGGACGCGGGCGTCGCCGTCGTGCCCTACGGCGGCGGCAGCTCGGTCGTCGGCGGCACCGAGTACCGCGGCGAGGGCCCGTGGGTCTCGCTCGACCTCACCCGGCTCGACCGCGTCCTGGAGGTCGACGCCACCAGCCGCGCCGCCCGCGTGCAGGGCGGCACGCTCGGGCCGGGCCTGGAGGACCAGCTCCGCCCGCACGGGCTGACCCTGCGCCACTTCCCGCAGAGCTTCGAGTTCTCCACCGTCGGCGGCTGGCTCGCCACCCGCTCCGGCGGGCACTACGCGATGGGGCCCACGCACGTCGACGACGTCGTGGAGTCGCTGCGGGTCGTCACCCCGGTCGGGGTGTCGGAGTCGTGGCGGCTGCCCGCGTCGGGGGCGGGGCCCTCGCCCGACCGGCTGTTCCTCGGCTCGGAGGGCGCGCTCGGGGTGATCACCGAGGCGTGGCTGCGGGTGCAGCGCCGCCCGGAGCACCGGGCGTCGGCGGCGGTGCGGTTCGTCCGGTTCCCCGACGCGCTGGCGGCCGTCCGGGAGATCGCGCAGTCCGGCGTCACGCTGGCGAACTGCCGGCTGCTCGACCACGGCGAGGCCCACTTCTCCGGCGCCGCGTCCGGCGGGCACGCGGTGCTCGTGCTGGGGGCGGAGTCGGCGCACGGGCCCGTCGACGTCGCCGGCCCGCTGGAGATCGCCCTGGCCCACGGCGGGGTGGCGGAGGAGTGCACGGACGGCCGCGACGGCGCGGTCGCCTCGTGGCGCTCGGCGTTCCTGCGGATGCCCTACCTGCGCGACGGCCTCGCCCGCTGCGGCGCGATCGTCGAGACGTTCGAGACGGCGTGCACCTGGGACACCGCGGACGTGCTGGTCGAGGCCGTGCGCACGGAGGTCGGGGCCGCGGCGCGCGAGGTCTGCGGCGTCGACGGGATCGTCAACTGCCGCCTCACCCACCTCTACCCCGACGGGCCCGCGCCCTACTTCACGGTGCTCGCCGGCGGGCGCCCCGGGATGCAGCTCGGGGCGTGGGACGAGATCCGCGCGGCGGCGACCGAGGTGCTGGGGCGGCACCGCGCGACCATCACCCACCACCACGCCGTCGGCCGCGACCACCGCCCCGGCTACGACCGGCAGCGGCCCGACCTGTTCGCCGCGTCGCTGCGCGCGGTGAAGGCCGTGCTCGACCCGCGCGGGGTCCTCAACCCGGGGGTGCTGGTCTGA
- a CDS encoding RICIN domain-containing protein, with amino-acid sequence MPLTTIARVLAAAGLALAALIGTTAVPATAAAQDITWYTLVGLGSTKCVDIRTEDADYGARAQLWQCYGSANQRFALRRVGTTPQGRPFFQIINKEAPYLCLQVRDNSTANGAQVDQYGCSADTHQYWYWGSPHNGVHLPLVNLNSGKCLDVNAGAVHNGARIQQWTCNATAAQMWRTAQ; translated from the coding sequence ATGCCCCTCACCACGATCGCTCGCGTCCTGGCCGCCGCCGGACTCGCGCTGGCTGCCCTGATCGGCACGACCGCGGTCCCCGCGACCGCCGCAGCCCAGGACATCACCTGGTACACGCTCGTCGGACTCGGCAGCACCAAGTGCGTCGACATCCGGACCGAGGACGCCGACTACGGCGCCCGCGCCCAGCTCTGGCAGTGCTACGGCTCGGCCAACCAGCGGTTCGCCCTGCGCCGGGTCGGCACCACCCCCCAGGGCAGGCCGTTCTTCCAGATCATCAACAAGGAGGCCCCGTACCTGTGCCTGCAGGTGCGCGACAACTCCACGGCCAACGGGGCGCAGGTCGACCAGTACGGCTGCTCCGCCGACACCCACCAGTACTGGTACTGGGGCTCCCCGCACAACGGTGTCCACCTGCCCCTGGTCAACCTCAACAGCGGCAAGTGCCTCGACGTCAACGCCGGCGCGGTCCACAACGGCGCCCGCATCCAGCAGTGGACCTGCAACGCGACCGCGGCGCAGATGTGGAGGACCGCCCAGTGA
- a CDS encoding MarR family winged helix-turn-helix transcriptional regulator, whose protein sequence is MDHITARLRSALCRAEHLDERALAELGLPVRHYAMLELLADGPVARQHELGAAIGLDRTTTAALLRRLDDRGLVRRTPMPGNGRVLVLELTPAGSALRAAAAQRLRDCEQRLLAPLTPEERTQLRRTLDRLLEVAS, encoded by the coding sequence ATGGACCACATCACCGCGCGGCTCCGCTCCGCCCTGTGCCGCGCGGAGCACCTCGACGAGCGCGCGCTGGCCGAGCTCGGCCTGCCGGTGCGGCACTACGCGATGCTCGAGCTGCTCGCCGACGGGCCCGTCGCGCGCCAGCACGAGCTCGGCGCCGCCATCGGTCTGGACCGCACCACCACCGCGGCGCTGCTGCGCCGCCTCGACGACCGCGGCCTCGTCCGCCGCACCCCGATGCCCGGCAACGGCCGCGTGCTCGTCCTGGAGCTGACGCCCGCCGGGTCGGCCCTGCGCGCCGCCGCGGCCCAGCGCCTGCGCGACTGCGAGCAGCGGCTGCTCGCCCCGCTCACCCCCGAGGAGCGCACGCAGCTCCGCCGCACCCTCGACCGCCTGCTGGAGGTGGCCTCGTGA
- a CDS encoding response regulator — MIRVLLVDDQPLIRSGFRALLDAEDDLEVVAEAADGAAGLELARRHLPDVALVDVRMPVLDGIELTRRIAADPALAAVHVVVLTNYGLDPYVVDALRAGAAGFLVKDVQPEDFLHAVRVAARGDALLAPSITRRLIDRFLADPPGPATGLDALTHREREAVALVARGLSNDEIAHRMVISPLTAKTHVNRAMTKLHARDRAQLVVLAYESGLVVRRGR; from the coding sequence GTGATCCGGGTCCTGCTGGTCGACGACCAGCCGCTCATCCGCAGCGGCTTCCGCGCGCTCCTCGACGCCGAGGACGACCTCGAGGTGGTGGCCGAGGCCGCCGACGGCGCCGCGGGGCTGGAGCTGGCCCGGCGGCACCTGCCCGACGTCGCGCTCGTCGACGTCCGGATGCCGGTGCTGGACGGCATCGAGCTCACCCGGCGCATCGCCGCGGACCCGGCGCTGGCCGCGGTGCACGTGGTCGTCCTGACCAACTACGGCCTGGACCCCTACGTCGTCGACGCCCTGCGCGCCGGCGCGGCCGGGTTCCTCGTCAAGGACGTCCAGCCCGAGGACTTCCTGCACGCCGTGCGCGTCGCCGCGCGCGGGGACGCGCTGCTGGCCCCGTCGATCACCCGCCGGCTGATCGACCGGTTCCTCGCCGACCCGCCCGGCCCCGCCACCGGGCTCGACGCGCTCACCCACCGCGAGCGCGAGGCCGTCGCCCTCGTCGCCCGCGGCCTGTCCAACGACGAGATCGCCCACCGCATGGTGATCAGCCCGCTGACCGCGAAGACCCACGTCAACCGGGCCATGACCAAGCTGCACGCCCGTGACCGCGCCCAGCTCGTCGTCCTGGCCTACGAGTCCGGGCTGGTGGTGCGGCGCGGGCGCTGA